GGGCCAGCTGGCGCCGCACAAATACGGGGCGGGACACAGGGCGGGACACTGGCCGGTCCCGGAGGAGGGCCTAAGCCTCACAGCCCGCCCAGGTGTGGTGCGTGTAAACGGTCGTCTGGATCCCCGAATGGGTGCGTATTTCCGTGTGTGGGTCTGGGGGTGACCCAAGAACGCCACCGAAACCGCTGACACCACCGCACGACTATGAACTCATCAGGCGCCCGAAGACCGACACACCGGACATGCGCCGCGCGCACTCGCGCACGAGTGAGATCATCGCTCCCCGGTAGTGAGTGCGCTCACACTCAGCCTGAGACTCGACCGGAGGGGGTCACGTGGAAGTATCTGGGAGAGGCGGGCTCGGCCACTAGGAAAGCGCCTCACCCGTTCCAAAAATGCTCCGGAAGTGCCTTCGCCCTCAGTAAAGATGGCCGGGGCAGTCTGCATGAGGGAGGCGGGGATGCGCCTGCGCAACAAGTTCGGCTGGGAAGATGGCGGATGACAAGGTGAGTGGCCGTGGGGGTGATCTGCAGCCGGGCGTGGTCTTCTCCTTGACCTTTTTAGTTCCGGGGAGAAGCGACTCTGGAGCGGCTCAGGAGTGAGGATGTCCcttgtttcttctgaggctgCTGTCAGCTGCCTCAACAGTGTGGAGTGGTGTGGGGAGAGCATTCGGCGAGGTGGGAGGAGCCGTGGATCCCCCAGATGTACCCTCCTGGGAACCATCACGAACCCCACTTACTAGCACAGACTCAAAAACATTCACCCTTAAACTCTCCTCACTTTACCCTATTCCCTACTTCCCGAAATTTTCTTCCCAGTGACACGATGTTTCCAATTACACGGACACTCACACCACCCTCATTCAAACACTCCCTTGCATACACTCTGAATTTCATACTTACATGAGATCAAAATCACTCAGTCCATTTACTTACGCACTTGCCGACAGTCTTTTTTGTCATTCTCACTCACATCCAGTCACTCATATTCAGTTTGGGATGGCCTTGGGAAGAAAGAGGTAAAGCCCATCCAGGAACCAAGACAATCAAATTGTCCAGGAAACTGCCTCCGTCCATTACTCACCATTGGTCTACAAGCTCAGCATTACCCACACATTTACTAAATGTCAGGCACTAGAACATAGTAGCCAAGACAGACTGGTCACGACTTTCGAGCTCATAATGGAGTCAGTAGTGCTTTCCTGATGGACCGGTCCctagctgtcctcctgcctttcCTACATACTGCTTGCTATGTAAAATTCTTGTTGAGGTTGATGTAAGTTACTGGTTCAGATTCCATCTGTCAGTCCCTTCCTGGCCCTCATTTGAATTCTGTGCTTTTCAATGCTTTTCTTCCGTTGCCACTGCCATCTCAGGAAGCTTTTATAGGAAAAGGTCTTTCTGGCTCACCCCATCCCCTCCCAATTCCCAGCTTCTGATGGAATTGAGCAAGGGGTGGGGCTGAGTCAGACTGCTGGAGTCTCGCTTGTCCTAGGATTCTCTGCCTAAGCTTAAGGACCTGGCATTTCTCAAGAACCAGCTGGAACGCCTGCAGCGGCGTGTGGAAGACGAAGTCAACAGTGGAGTGGGCCAGGTAAGGActgtcccaccccacccctgccttaGGCTTTATTGCCCAGCATGCTCTTGAGAGTGTTAAATGAATGGTAGAGATTTATTCAGCAAATGATTATTGAGGGCCTGTTCTCAGGCATCCTAAGGACAATTTTTCTGAATGGCACATGAACTAATATCTTAAGTAGAGGTTAAGTAggtgaagagggaaggaaagaacattccaggcagataGAACAGCATATGTAAAAGCCTCGTGATAGGAAGTAGCATTATAAACATGAGGGGTGAAAGGAGGTCCATTTGGCTACAGTAGTTGGGGAGCATGCTAGGAAATGAAGCTGGAGAAACCTGCAGGGCTAGGAGCATCTCTGACCTTGTGTGGCAGTGGAGTTCTATGGTTGGAGCTTTCTGACCCCAGGGTTCTGAGATTGTGTGATCAGAACTGCTAGGTTCTTTTTCTGGCCCCAGAACCTTGGGAAAAATCTGGAGAAAATACCACGGTTGTCCAGGGTGAGGTGGAGTTGGTGGTGGAATGCTCTAATCCCAGCTTGAGTAGCCCCTGGACAGAGTCAGGGAAGAGCCTAGCTAAGTTTCATTCTGCATTTTTCTCTGCAGGATGGCTCGCTGTTGTCTTCTCCGTTCCTCAAGGGATTCCTGGCTGGCTATGTGGTGGCCAAACTGAGGGCATCAGCAGTATTGGGCTTTGCTGTGGGCACCTGCACTGGCATCTATGCGGCTCAGGCATATGCTGTGCCCAACGTGGAGAAGACATTAAGGGACTATTTGCAGTCACTACGCAAGGGGCCGGACTAGCTCTAGGTGCCATGGAAGAGGCAGGATGAGCAGCTCAGCCTTCAGGTGGAGACACTCTATCTGAATTCCCCAGCTGTCATCCATTTGCTATCTCCAACGTTCCTGCCACCTTCATCCTTGCCTCCCTTCCTGCAGATTGTGAACAGTAGTTCCTCAGCCTGCACCCTGgattccttcttccccttcctaaCTCCATGGGACTGGCCCCAAGATTGTGACTTCAAGGACTACCAGCCCCTTATTCTTCAAGCCCTGACTGTGGGGTTGGTAGATGCCTCTGATCCTCAGTATTCTCTCTGGCAATGTTCCACAGCTCCTCCTTCCTGGTAGCTGGCTCCGTAACTTGATTTTCCCCAAACGTGTTGCAATCCCTGCTGCCCCTTAGTTACCCAGGGTCTGGTGTGGGTATGAGTGTAGAGGATGGGGGTATGCCGGGCCTGGGCCATCCCAGGCAGGCCCGCTGGACCCTGATGCTACTCCTATCCACTGCCATGTATGGTGCCCACGCCCCATTGCTGGCACTGTGCCATGTGGACGGCCGAGTGCCCTTCCGACCCTCCTCAGCCGTGCTGCTGACTGAGCTGACCAAGCTACTGTTATGCGCCTTCTCCCTTCTGGTAGGCTGGCAAGCATGGCCCCAGGGGGCCCCACCCTGGCGCCAGGCTGCTCCCTTCGCAGTATCAGCCTTGCTGTATGGCGCTAACAACAACCTAGTGATCTATCTTCAGCGTTACATGGACCCCAGCACCTACCAAGTGCTGAGCAATCTCAAGATTGGAAGCACGGCTGTGCTctactgcctctgcctccggCACCGCCTCTCTGTGCGTCAGGTGTTagcgctgctgctgctgatggctGCGGGGGCCTGCTGTGCAGCAGGCGGCCTTCAAGTTCCTGGGAACACCGTTCCCAGTCCCTCTCCAGCAGCTGCTGCAAGCCCCATGCCCCTGCATATCACTCCGCTGGGCCTCCTGCTCCTCATCCTGTACTGCCTCATCTCAGGCTTGTCTTCAGTGTACACAGAGCTGCTCATGAAGCGACAGCGGCTGCCCCTGGCACTTCAGAACCTCTTCCTCTACACTTTTGGTGTGCTCCTGAATCTAGGTCTGCATGCTGGCGGCGGCCCTGGCCCAGGCCTTCTGGAAGGTTTCTCAGGATGGGCAGCACTCGTGGTGCTGAGCCAGGCACTAAATGGACTGCTCATGTCCGCTGTCATGAAGCACGGCAGCAGCATCACACGCCTCTTTGTGGTGTCCTGCTCACTGGTGGTCAACGCCGTGCTCTCAGCAGTCCTGCTACGGCTGCAGCTCACAGCCGCCTTCTTCCTGGCCACATTACTCATTGGCCTGGCCATGCGCCTGTACTATGGTAGCCGCTAGTCCCTGACAACTTCCACCCTGATTCCGGACCCTGTAGATTGGGCGCCTCCACCAGACCCCTCTCCTAgccttcctccccctcccatcAGCAGCCCTGTAACAAGTGCCTTGTGAGAAAAGCTGGAGAAGTGAGAGCAGCCAGGTTATTCTCTGGAGATCGGTGGATGAAGGGGTACCCCTAGGAGATGTGAAGAGTGAGTTTGGTTAAGGAAATGCTTaccatcccccaccccaaccaAGTTCTTCCAGACTAAAGAATTaaggtggccgggtgcggtggctcaagcctgtaatcccagcactttgggaggccgagacgggcggatcacgaggtcaggagatcgagaccatcctggctaacgcggtgaaaccccgtctctactaaaaaaatacaaaaaactagccgggcgcggtggccggcgcctgtagtcccagctactcgggaggctgaggcaggagaatggcgtaaacccgggaggcggagcttgcagtgagctgagatccggccactgcactccagcctgggcgacagagcgagactccgtctcaaaaaaaaaaaaaaaaaagaattaaggtaACATCAATACCTAGGCCTGAGAAGTGACCCCATCCTTGATGGGCAACTCCCTGCCTTGTCCTGCATGAACAGAGTTGATGAAAGTGGGGTGTGGGCAACAAGTGACTTTCCTTGCCTACTTTAGTCACCCAACAGTGGCTACTGCCTACAGTAGCCACTGGAGCTGGCCGCTCCAGCCCAGCCATGGTGCATGACTCTTCCATAAGAGATACCCACTTTCATGCAAGAAGTCCCTGTTGCCACAGATTATACAACCATTACCCCAGCCACTTTGACAATTTCCCCCAGTTCCAGCAATGCCTAGAGACATGCTCCCTGCCCTTTCCACAGTGCTGCTCCCCACACCTAGCCTTTGTTCTGGAAACCCCAGAGAGGGCTGGGCTTGACTCAACTCAGGGAATGTAGCCCCTGGGCCCTGGCTTAAGCTGACACTCCTGACCTCTCTGTTCACTCTGAGGGCTGTCTTGAAGCCTGCTACCCACTCTGAGGCTCCTGGGAGGTACCATGCTTCCCACTCTGGGTCCTGCCCCTGTCTAGCAGTCTCCCAGCTCCCAACAGCCTGGGGAAGCTCTGCACAGAGTGACCTGAGACCAGGTACAGGAAACCTGTAGCTCAATCAGTGTCTCTTTAACTGCATAAGCAATAAAGTCTTAATAAAGTTTTCTAGGCTGTAGGGTGGTTCCTACAACCACAGCCACGATTGTCTTGTGTCTTCTGTCTAACAGTTTTGTTCTTCTGGGGTCCTGAGTATTTTAATTCTGgggtaacttttattttattttattttactttattttattttattttattttattttatttatttatttttgagacggaagtctcactctttcacccaggccagactgcagtggtgcgatctcggctcactgcaaactccgcctcccgggttcacgctattctcctgcctcagcctcctgagtggctgggactacaggcgcctaccattgcgcctggctaatttttttatatttttagtagagacagggtttcaccgtgttagccaggatggtcttgatctcctgaccttgtgatccgcccgcctcagcctcccaaagtgctgggattacaggcatgagccaccacgcttggcctggGGTAACTTTTAGActaagaaaaaattgttttctccAAGCTGTTGCCAGTGGCATTATTTCCTGTGAGAGCTCCATGGAGCTGAGACATTTCCCTGTCACAGAGCTTTTGAAATTTCCCTGGAGCACAAAACTTGGGCCCAGGGGAATGCGGAAGGAGTCTTGGGAACAGCAGGTTCTGGGCTCAGCAGGACAAACTAGACTCTAGGCCAAAAAACTCTAAGAAATACAATGTGGTTTTGGTTTTCGTTTCCTCTGGTTCCCTCACAGACAATTCCTGCCTGTCATCTGTCCTAAAATCATGGCCAGGGGAATGTCAGGCCCTGATTCTATGATAGAATATATGGTGAGTTTCTAAAAAAAGCAAaggtgggtggggatggggggcGCCTAGGCTTATCTCAGACCTATTAAAGCAGAATCTTAGGGAGTAGTGTCTGggaatctttttcttctttctcttaagCTTCCTAGGTGGTTCTGATGCACCCAGAAGCTTGTAAGCCACTACTGTGCAGTGTAGAACTATGGACAGACTtgaatttgaattctggctcttcCACTTAGCTGACTGTTCTTGGGCAGTTATTGAACCTTTTCTGGCTTTAGTTGCCTTACCCCTGAAATGAGGATCAAATGGTACCTACTATATGTGGCAGTTGGAGaggctaaataaaataatattaggcACTTAGTAAGGACTGGAACAATGAGACATGGTTTGTGTTATTAATTATCCATGATGAGGATCAGCTTGGTTTTATCTcacctttctctcccttctaGGACCCTCCAGAATGAGGAGACAGGAAACTTCCTCTAAAGGGTTCCTGATCAGGTTTCTCCCCAGGACGGTCCAGCATGACTGCCCCCAGCCTAGTGTGCACCCTGCCGAAGTTGCTGGTTCTGAGCTTGGAGCTCCTGATTCTGTGTGGCCAGGTTGATGGCTTCTTCCAGGATGCCCGCCAGCAGGCTGCAGTGACGGTGCTCTGTGGTCATGGCCCGTTCCTCCCACTGGCCCTGCCAGGCTCGGAATACCTGTACCCAGATTCAGAGATACCTGTCACTCAGCCAGCCTTGGAGCCAGCTCAAGGCCTGCCCTCCATCCCCACTAACCCGCAGCACATGGTGTGTCTGAGCTCGAGTGGCCTGCACATGCAGGTCATAGAGGGCTGCCAGGTCCTGCTCTGCCGTGTCCCGCTCTTCCTGAAGGGCCTCCAGCTGGAATCTCAGCACCATCTGTTCCTGCTGccatctcttcctctccttgcAGGCTTTCAGTGATAACACATACTCTTTGTTGAGTGCcacctgtgtgccaggctctgtgctaaatACTTCAAGTGTATTATTTTATCCAATAACAACCATATGTGGCATTGTCGTCTTACAGATTTGACAACAGTGAATCAGAGAAGTGACCTAACTTGCCCAAATTCTCATGGCTAGTGAAGGTCAGAGCTGACATGGCACATGCCTTTCAATGGTTTGCAACTCTCCTTGGGGTAAAATCCAAAGCCAGAGCTGTGGCACACACTTGTCTCTTTAGCCTTGCTTCTGACTACGCACGTGTTCAGCTCCAGCCAGATTGGAGAATTTGCAGTTTACAGGACCCACTTTGCCATTGCTTCCCTCTGAACCTTTGCTCTGTCTTGTCTTCTCTGAGAACATGTCACCACTCCAACCACCCCCACCACATACACGTTATGTTTCTTAATTTGTTCAAATAAGTTGTATCTATGAGTGCCTTGATGTGATGAGCGGTAACTGCCCTTGTGAAGCTCAGTGTCCAGTGAATTCCCCTGGCTGATTTCTGCCTGCCCTTTAAGGCTCAACTTAGATGCCATCTCCTCTgatccactccagcctggatcagATATGCCTTTTTGGTCCCACATGCCCCTAACTCCCCAGACCCATCACTTAGCACTGAGAATTGCCTCATCTATCCCTGACAAGTCTGTGAGGGCCATGAGAGAGAGTATGAACCAGTCGGTAGTGACTGATGATGGATCCCAgccctagcacagtgcctggaccAATTAGAGCCTCAAGTCCTCTATTTGACTCTCCTTACCTCCTCTTCAGTCACCAGGTCTTTGATCTGGTCATCTGCCACCTCCTCCTTCTGTTCCAAATGCTTCAGCTTCTCTCAAATCCAAATTTGGTGCTGCTCCCTCAGTCTCTGCCTCCGGGCCTGGGCCAAGAAGAACTGCAGGGCCACATCTGGTACCTGCTGGGCTCAGTCAGAAGTCCATGTGTGTGCGCAGATTTAGGACCAGAGCCCAACTTTTCCAATACCTCATCACCAGGGCTGCTGCCAAAATAACATCCAGGACCTAACTGGCCTGGAAGAGCTTGTAGCATGGGCAGAGACtcaggaggccatggtgggaagaGGAAGGTAGTGGCTCTGCCAAGAGGTGCCATAGTGCCCCTAAGGATCCTATACCCTTAATCCAATAAGTAGGAAAACAGTCCCTCCCCATGGCCCTCCCTTAGGGGTCTAGTCACCCTCAGGTCCTTTATTTGTCAAAAACTTCACATTTCTCCTTGATATTGGGGCAGGGTAAGCAGAGGCACATTAGCTGGGCTTTGCAGCTCTTCACTCCCCCTATGGCTTCCAGTCATTCCTGGGGTACATGAGGTATTACCTGTTCCTTAGGGTGCCTGAGAGGATTCTTTTGGTGGAGCCCACACCTTAGAGTTGCCGTTCTTCCTGCCACTAGAGGAAAATGTAATGAATCACACCAAAGGCAGAGAATACCTCCCACTCCCAGCTCATCCCCAAGTCCCAGACCCACCTTGGGGCTCTCCCTCGAGGCATGGGCTCTGGCTTACTGGTGACTCTATCACCTGCTGAGAAGATATTAGAAGTGACCATTCCACACCTTTTCTCCCAGGACGGTGTAGGTTAAGATCAGGGCTTGGAAATCAGACAGATCAGGGTCCCAGCCCCTCCTCTTCTTAGCTGAATGACCTTGAGCAGGTGACTGGCCTAGTCTCCATGTGCTTCTCTATCAAATCGAGCTGATAAAAGTTGTAGAGAGAATGAAGTGAAGTACTGCACCGAAAGCACTGAGCAGTAAGGCTCTTGCTCAATAAATAGGAGCTACCATGCCTGATTCCCAAGCCCCAAGGCTGTAAAAACAAGTTGTAAGCAATTATGAAAAAAGACGAGAAAGGCCAGAAGAGGCTGGACAGGGGCAGGGTTTCAACCACCCTGTGATAAATCATGGAAGACCAGAAAGGCCATGCAGCCTAAGGAGATGAAAGAGCACTAGATTAGGAGTCTAAGGACTTGAGTGTGATTATACTTTTGCTGCTCCCGATTACACCTGTGACCCCAGGCTCACAGGTCTcacatcctttcttttctttttcttttttatgacagcgtcccgctgtgtcacccagggtggagtgcagtggtgcaatctcagctcacttcaacctgcgcctcccgggttcaggtggctctcccacctcagcctcctgagtaactgggactacaagcatgcgccaccatgcatggctaatttttgtatttttgagtagagatggggtttcaccttgagAGGGCTCCCAGCCCTctcacatcttttcttttcttttctcttttttctttctttctttcttttttttttttttttttttttttttgagatggagtttcactcttgatgcccacgttggagtccaatggcatgatctcggctcactgcaacctctgcttcctgggttcaagtgatcctcctgcctcagactcccaagtagctgggactacaagcatgcaccaccacaccaggctaatttttgtatttttagtagagacgggatttctccaagttggccaggctggtctcgaactcctgacctcaggtgatccacccacctcggcctcccaaagtgctgggattataggcatgagccaccatgctcagcctcacATCttttctttaagcctcagtttgctcacctGAAAAGGACACACAGTATTCTTTCCTGCTTAAAATACTTCTGTGGCTCACCTGTGACCTTTAAGACAAAGTCCAAACATCTCTGTTTTACAAAGCCCTGTGTGACCTGGCCCCTGCTGTCCTCTCCAGTCCTTCTCTCCTGACTCTCCCTCAAGTTCTATTCTCCAACAAATTGAGCTGCTTGCACTACCTCAAGGGGACCAAGTACTTTCTTGCCTCTGAGTCTTTGCCTGTCATTCTCTCTGCCTTCAGGTTGTTCACTCGTCTTTGTTGACCTCCTTCAGGAATCACTTCCTCCATGAAGTCGTCCATCCCTCTCTTGCCAAGGCTAATTTAGATGCCCCACAGAACTCTGTTTATAAGCCTTTCAGAGCACCGATGATGGTGGTGTAATTGTTTCTTCCCAGGAGattataaactccatgagggcagggaatTCCCAGGGCCTATGTGGCACTGGGCCCAGCACACAGTGGGTGGTCAGTAAGTGTTTGGGAATCAAtaagtcaatgaatgaatggaggtCTTCCTCAAAGTGCTTTGGAAAGAAGacaagaaggcagacacaaatgTGGCTCCCAAAAGGGTGAATGCGAAGACATACCTGTGGTTCTGGAAGCCTCATTGCCTCAGCTCTGGCTCCTTGGAGCATCTTTCTTCTTGGGTGCTGGCTCCACGCTTTTACCACCTATGGAGAAAGGGTTCAAGGTGGGTACTGGCCATGGCTGGCCCAGATGCCCTCCGGCTTCACCTTGCTCACCTCTAACTCCCGCAGTGCCCTTCCCAGCTGGCTTAGCCCACTGTATGTCAGGGTGTCCTCAAGGAGGCCTAAACGCAGGGGCCTCAGGCCAGCCCGGCGGGCCCGAGCCTCTTCTACTGCATCCCACAGGGTGGGCCTCACCTGTTTCACCTGCATCCTCCTTCTTGAGGCCCCCAACAGAGCAGCCTGGAGCAAACTGAGGGAGCTACCTAGTAAAGGGACACTCCAAGTGAATTACTCCTTCCTGTGGACTCCAAAGCACGCGGCCTGTaatacttttactttttgttagTAGTACTATTCATAAAAATATCTAACCCCCTCTAGGCTTTTACATGTGCTTGATGACACTTCACTAAGGCTGTTCATGGATTGCCTCTTTTTATCCACACAACACTCCAATCAGGCAGAAGCTGTAATCTATCCTGCCTCCCCCgacattttccagatgaggcaATAGAAGCTCAAAGAGGTCAAGCAACTTCttggcaagtggcagagccaaaacTCAAGCCCATGCCCTTCATCATGATACCAAACTGGCCTGAAGGTAAACACGTCTGGCCCTCACTGCTTTATCCTTGTGGGTGTGAACTGCTCTAACTTATCTTCCTCATTCCAAGGGACCTTGCACAGGGGAGGTCTGGGAACTTGCTAGCCAAATGAATGTGTGTTTGTTGATTTTGGAGACGAGGGCCAGacattttttactcttttattatggaaaatttcaaacatacacaaagtaTAGGAAATCCTGTGTACTTGTCACCTAGCTTTGACAGTTATCAACTCATGCCATTTCTGTTTGATCAATACCCCCACCTCGACCTCCCCCAAATCCCTGACATCATAACATTTCAgaggcttgattttttttctttttttctgccagcATCTACATTAAGGACAcagaggttttatttatttatttattttatttttttgagatggagtcccgctctatcgcccaggctagagtgcagtagcacgatcttggctcactgcaacctctgcctcccaggttcaagcagctcttctgcctcagcctcccaagtagctgggactacaggcgcccgccaccatgcccagctaatttttgtatatttagtagagatggagtttcaccatgttggccaggctagtggcCTGGCcaacgaactcctgacctcaggtgatctgcccatgtcagcctcccaaaatactgggattgcaggcatgagccgccgtacTCAGCTGAGGCTTGATTTTTAACGGGTGTATGAAAATAGGAgactcccttctcttctcttatctctctctcttcatctaTAAATTAGGCCTGCCTctctttccttatttgtaaattatatctgCCTCATGGGGTTTTGGTAAGAATCAAAGGCATTTGTACAAAAATGCTTGGTAAGTGGTTTAAGGCCTCTGAAGGGTGAGGGGTTACTTTCACTGTTGACCTTGCTTTGCCTCTCCAGTCTCTGTCAGCCTAGGCACTCTGGGGCCCTCTTGGAGGGTCAGGCTCTCTCTCTGGGCTGGAGTTGGGGCTGAGGTTGGTTGGGTGATGGGTGAGGCAGGCCTAAGGACAGATCTCAGAGCTTCCCAAAGAACCCCACACTCTCCCCCTGGCCACCTTGGGTGTCCAGGCGAAGAAGCAGGCCACTGTAGTTGTTTCCTTCCAAAAGCTGTGAGACAATCCATGCTAAAGAGCCCTCCGCCTCCTCACCAACAACTTCACCAGCCAACACCCGCAGCAGGGGGCAGTCTCTgcaagagggagaggaagaaaggcgATGTCCACTGGTGGATGGGGAAAGAAACTGGACAGAGTTACACTCTGATGGAAAGGGCAACTATTTCCACAAACTTTTGTGCATTACCAGACAGATTTGAAACATCATGCAGATCTCTATTAGTATTACTTTTTGagttacaaaagtaatacattctccatgggcatggtggctcacacctataatcccagcactttgggaggccgaggctggcagatcacttgaggtcaggagtttgagaccagcctggctgacatagtgaaaccttgtctctactaaaaatacaaaaattagccagatgtagtagcacacacctgtaatcccagctactagagaggctgaggcaggagaattgcttgaacccagagagcagaggtttcagtgagccaagatcacaccactgcctgccctccagcctgggcaataaagtgagagtctgtctcaaaaatacaaacaaatttttaaaaaagaagtaatagaTTCTCacagtaaaaaatttaaattgtgtaCCTGACAAGTGACTTGTaccaagaatatataaagagctcttacaactcaataatagaaagacaaataacccaattttaaaatgggcaaaagaagaTGACATCAGTGAAAATCACAGAGTAGGGAACTCCAGGAGTCCATCCATCCCCAGAAATACCTAGCAAAAATTGCCAGAAACAACCTTATTTTAACTCTGAAAGATAGAGGTTTACAGCAACAAATGCTTAACCAGGAGAGGCAATTTAAACATCATAAGAGATCTCTGTGGTGTTTTAACTTACCCTCGCTCCAACCCCTCCCCAGCACAGGGCTAATCTTGAAGACAGTAGCCCAAATTTCTGGTGGGGGTTCCTGGTTAGGAAGGGAGCAGAGAAGATCTTGTTCCCAATGAATCgtgtttatcttttttgattttctgGAGTTTCCCCCCAATAACTGATGAAAGGGAAATCTCTTTGCTTCACCTGTCTCAGAACTCTGTCAAGGCAGAGCAGCTACACAGAGGATGTTCCCTGGAAACTGttgaagaacaaaagaacaagGCACTGCTGCCTGAAGCAAAAATAACAGTTGAGGCAAACAATTGACACCCTGAAAGACTGGGAAAAGTTTGGAAGTGATATTTTTGGGAGAATAAGGGCTTCAGAAAGTTCCCATGTGTACCAGAGAGTGTAGAAAGCACACCCAGGGTAGGACTCATGTGCAGAAAAGGCCCAATAAGACAATAAGCTTTCATCTCTGTCTGGTCTTTGGGCTCAGcacaagcaggaagtgaaggctaaaACAGAGCTGTAAATTGCCTGGCTAAGCTTAGGAGTGACTCCACACAGCCAACCTGCAAAGACctggaaaagtttttctttttcttttttccttccttccttcctttgttttctttttcatattcttctttattcttttcgtttcttttttatttgtttctttcttcttcctttttaaaaaac
This sequence is a window from Papio anubis isolate 15944 chromosome 5, Panubis1.0, whole genome shotgun sequence. Protein-coding genes within it:
- the SLC35A4 gene encoding probable UDP-sugar transporter protein SLC35A4 — translated: MSVEDGGMPGLGHPRQARWTLMLLLSTAMYGAHAPLLALCHVDGRVPFRPSSAVLLTELTKLLLCAFSLLVGWQAWPQGAPPWRQAAPFAVSALLYGANNNLVIYLQRYMDPSTYQVLSNLKIGSTAVLYCLCLRHRLSVRQVLALLLLMAAGACCAAGGLQVPGNTVPSPSPAAAASPMPLHITPLGLLLLILYCLISGLSSVYTELLMKRQRLPLALQNLFLYTFGVLLNLGLHAGGGPGPGLLEGFSGWAALVVLSQALNGLLMSAVMKHGSSITRLFVVSCSLVVNAVLSAVLLRLQLTAAFFLATLLIGLAMRLYYGSR